In Micromonospora sp. NBC_01813, the following are encoded in one genomic region:
- the hisS gene encoding histidine--tRNA ligase: MSKPRPISGFPEWLPPQRMIEQYVIDRLRRTFELYGFAPLETRAVEPLDQLLRKGETSKEVYLLRRLQADPDAQTGDDALGLHFDLTVPFARYVLENAGKLQFPFRRYQIQKVWRGERPQEGRYREFLQADIDIVDRDELAPHHEAELPLIIGDALASLPIPPVRIQVNNRKVCEGFYRGIGLTDPDAALRAIDRLDRFGPQRVAELLMSTAGASESQAKACLSLAEISAPDASIDDAVRGLGVEHPLLDEGLAELVAVLQTAAVHSPGLCVADLRIARGLDYYTGTVYETQLQGYERFGSICSGGRYDDLASAGADRFPGVGISIGVSRLLGLLFGADALSISRPVPTCVLVALPAETDRPAGNQVADALRRRGIATEVSPSAAKFGKQIRYAQRRGIPYVWFLGVDGEPDGVKDIRSGDQVSAQAGSWQPAAADLLPTVSDQAAPAAG; this comes from the coding sequence ATGAGCAAGCCCCGGCCGATCTCCGGCTTTCCGGAGTGGCTGCCCCCGCAGCGGATGATCGAGCAGTACGTGATCGACCGGCTGCGCCGCACCTTCGAGCTGTACGGGTTCGCCCCGCTGGAGACCCGCGCGGTCGAGCCGCTGGACCAGTTGCTGCGCAAGGGGGAGACCTCGAAGGAGGTCTACCTGCTGCGTCGACTGCAGGCCGATCCGGACGCGCAGACCGGTGACGACGCCCTCGGGCTGCACTTCGATCTGACCGTGCCGTTCGCCCGCTACGTGCTGGAGAACGCCGGAAAGCTGCAGTTCCCGTTCCGCCGCTACCAGATCCAGAAGGTGTGGCGCGGCGAACGGCCGCAGGAGGGCCGTTACCGCGAGTTCCTGCAGGCCGACATCGACATCGTCGACCGCGACGAGCTGGCCCCGCACCACGAGGCCGAGCTCCCGTTGATCATCGGTGACGCGCTGGCCAGTCTGCCGATCCCGCCGGTGCGGATCCAGGTCAACAACCGCAAGGTCTGCGAAGGTTTCTACCGGGGGATCGGGTTGACCGATCCGGACGCCGCGCTGCGGGCGATCGACCGGCTGGACCGGTTCGGCCCGCAGCGGGTGGCCGAGCTGCTGATGAGCACGGCCGGCGCCAGTGAGAGCCAGGCCAAGGCGTGCCTGTCGCTGGCGGAGATCTCCGCGCCGGACGCCTCGATCGACGACGCGGTGCGCGGACTCGGTGTCGAGCACCCGCTGCTCGACGAGGGGCTGGCAGAGCTGGTCGCGGTGCTGCAGACCGCCGCCGTGCACTCGCCCGGGCTGTGCGTCGCCGACCTGCGGATCGCTCGTGGCCTCGACTACTACACCGGTACGGTCTACGAGACCCAGCTGCAGGGGTACGAGCGGTTCGGCTCGATCTGCTCGGGTGGCCGCTACGACGATCTCGCCTCGGCCGGGGCGGACCGCTTCCCAGGGGTGGGCATCTCGATCGGCGTGTCCCGGCTGCTGGGCCTGCTGTTCGGCGCCGACGCGCTGTCGATCTCCCGCCCGGTGCCGACCTGCGTGCTGGTGGCGCTGCCGGCCGAGACCGACCGGCCGGCCGGCAACCAGGTCGCCGACGCGCTGCGCCGCCGGGGGATCGCGACCGAGGTGTCACCGTCTGCGGCCAAGTTCGGCAAGCAGATCCGGTACGCACAGCGGCGCGGTATCCCGTACGTCTGGTTCCTGGGGGTCGACGGTGAGCCGGACGGGGTGAAGGACATCCGCTCGGGTGACCAGGTGTCGGCGCAGGCCGGGTCGTGGCAGCCGGCGGCGGCGGACCTGCTGCCGACGGTCTCCGATCAGGCGGCACCGGCCGCAGGTTGA
- a CDS encoding peptidylprolyl isomerase, with amino-acid sequence MTSTRERQRAAARARLEKEMAQRAAAAKKRRQLQASIGAGAGLLLVVVLTVWGVTSLGDDETETPQATDDGQASAGCVWNEIPAEQRSPTVKDVGVPTTTTPPSTGTQLMTLDTSFGEVQVTMNLADVPCTAASFSHLASQGFWDNTKCHRMFPGMLQCGDPSATGEGYRDSDGTGGPSYQFANENLPVDDRPAYPAGVVAMANSGPDTNGSQFFFIYQDVELSPDYTVLGQVTEGLDVIQEATEAGHDGAFDPSPGGGHPNSDIVINSLTVSEPQ; translated from the coding sequence GTGACGTCGACCAGGGAGCGGCAACGTGCCGCGGCTCGGGCCCGCCTCGAAAAGGAGATGGCCCAACGCGCCGCGGCCGCCAAGAAACGCCGCCAGTTGCAGGCCAGCATCGGTGCCGGAGCCGGCCTGCTGCTCGTGGTGGTCCTGACGGTGTGGGGGGTGACCAGTCTCGGCGACGACGAGACCGAGACCCCGCAGGCGACCGATGACGGACAGGCCAGCGCCGGCTGCGTGTGGAACGAGATCCCCGCCGAGCAGCGCAGCCCCACCGTGAAGGACGTCGGGGTGCCGACGACGACGACCCCGCCGAGCACCGGCACCCAGCTGATGACCCTGGACACCAGCTTCGGCGAGGTCCAGGTGACGATGAACCTGGCCGACGTGCCGTGTACTGCGGCCAGCTTCAGCCACCTGGCCAGCCAGGGCTTCTGGGACAACACGAAGTGCCACCGGATGTTCCCGGGCATGCTGCAGTGTGGCGACCCGAGCGCCACCGGTGAGGGCTACCGCGACAGTGACGGCACCGGCGGGCCCAGCTACCAGTTCGCCAACGAGAACCTGCCGGTCGACGACCGACCCGCGTACCCCGCCGGGGTGGTGGCCATGGCCAACAGCGGACCGGACACCAACGGCAGCCAGTTCTTCTTCATCTACCAGGACGTCGAGCTCAGCCCCGACTACACGGTGCTTGGTCAGGTCACCGAGGGTCTCGACGTGATCCAGGAGGCCACGGAGGCCGGCCACGACGGCGCCTTCGACCCGTCGCCCGGTGGCGGGCACCCGAACAGCGACATCGTGATCAACTCGTTGACGGTCAGCGAGCCGCAGTAA
- a CDS encoding adenine phosphoribosyltransferase encodes MPTAVIGDSGPEMAALVASRVLDVPDFPKPGIVFKDLMPLFADGAVFRAVIDGIIAHHGAESFDVVAGIEARGFVLAAAIAYATGTGVVPVRKAGKLPRASFSASYALEYGEAVLEVHQDAFTAGHRVLVVDDVLATGGTAAATLELVERAGGSVSGLTVLLELSFLAGRDRLTPRDVHALWRV; translated from the coding sequence ATGCCGACAGCGGTCATCGGGGACAGCGGGCCCGAAATGGCCGCGTTGGTGGCCAGCCGGGTTCTCGACGTACCCGATTTTCCCAAGCCGGGCATCGTCTTCAAGGACCTGATGCCGTTGTTCGCCGATGGCGCGGTGTTCCGCGCGGTGATCGACGGCATCATCGCCCACCACGGGGCGGAGTCGTTCGACGTGGTGGCCGGCATCGAGGCCCGGGGCTTCGTGTTGGCGGCGGCGATCGCGTACGCCACCGGCACCGGGGTGGTGCCGGTCCGTAAGGCCGGCAAGCTGCCCCGGGCATCGTTTTCCGCCTCGTACGCGTTGGAGTACGGCGAGGCGGTCCTGGAGGTGCATCAGGACGCCTTCACCGCCGGCCACCGGGTCCTGGTGGTGGATGACGTGCTGGCTACCGGAGGCACCGCCGCCGCGACCCTCGAGCTGGTCGAGCGGGCCGGCGGCAGCGTTTCTGGTCTCACCGTCCTGCTGGAGCTGAGTTTCCTCGCCGGCCGGGACCGACTGACGCCGCGCGATGTTCACGCTCTGTGGCGAGTCTGA
- a CDS encoding MBL fold metallo-hydrolase, with protein MLITGFPAQAFGTNCYVVATGPGEQCVIVDPGIGVLDQLEQVLAEHRLQPAAVLLTHGHLDHTFSVAPVCGARGITAYVHPGDREMLADPAKALSADLTAMFGGRLPYSEPDDVAELTDGATLVLAGLELAVDHAPGHTGGSVLFRLPGAGSPWETEQVCLSGDVLFAGSIGRTDLPGGSLPTMMTSLRDKVLPLADDTVVLPGHGPATTIGRERASNPYLQEAAGSDIAPPARRTGL; from the coding sequence GTGCTCATCACCGGGTTTCCAGCGCAGGCGTTCGGCACCAACTGCTACGTGGTGGCGACCGGCCCGGGCGAGCAGTGCGTGATCGTCGACCCCGGCATCGGGGTGCTGGACCAGTTGGAACAGGTGCTGGCGGAGCACCGCCTGCAACCGGCCGCGGTCCTGCTGACCCACGGACACCTCGACCACACTTTCTCGGTCGCTCCGGTCTGCGGCGCCCGGGGGATCACCGCGTACGTCCATCCCGGTGACCGCGAGATGCTGGCCGACCCGGCGAAGGCCCTGTCGGCGGACCTGACCGCGATGTTCGGCGGACGACTGCCGTACAGCGAACCCGACGACGTGGCCGAGTTGACCGACGGCGCCACTCTGGTACTCGCCGGCCTGGAGCTCGCCGTCGACCACGCCCCCGGACATACCGGCGGGTCGGTGCTGTTCCGGCTGCCCGGTGCCGGCTCCCCTTGGGAGACCGAGCAGGTCTGCCTCTCCGGTGACGTGTTGTTCGCCGGCTCCATCGGCCGCACCGACCTGCCCGGCGGCAGCCTGCCGACGATGATGACCAGCCTGCGCGACAAGGTCCTGCCGCTGGCCGACGACACCGTCGTGCTCCCCGGCCACGGCCCGGCGACCACCATCGGCCGGGAGCGCGCGAGTAACCCCTATCTGCAGGAGGCCGCCGGCAGCGATATCGCGCCGCCGGCTCGCCGTACCGGACTGTGA
- a CDS encoding peptidylprolyl isomerase, with translation MASSRDRQRKLARAKLDRQMARRAATTRRRRRIRAGFGAGLAVVMIAGVSAWALGAFDREPEITEAAGPCTWTPQDTAANSNLTEVAVPETTDPPNSGVRPMTITTNQGEPITVELDLAGAPCAAASFTHLASRNFFDNTNCHEITDEGAVLCGDPGGTGQGGPTYSYYSENVPTAPQLDPSADPAADPADNPPLYPAGTVVAVGVPQGSNGSQFKIFFEDFTTEFPEYPIIGRVTSGLATVEAIGALPRVDNGSGAQVKPETDVIIQSLTVGEPVEAPVADPSPSTSPGATEPSADPSASASDDADATDGQS, from the coding sequence GTGGCTTCCAGCAGGGACCGGCAGCGCAAGTTGGCGCGCGCGAAGCTCGACCGGCAGATGGCCCGGCGTGCCGCCACGACGCGCCGTCGGCGACGAATCCGGGCCGGGTTCGGCGCCGGGCTCGCGGTGGTGATGATCGCCGGTGTATCGGCCTGGGCGCTCGGCGCCTTCGACCGGGAGCCGGAGATCACCGAGGCAGCCGGTCCGTGCACGTGGACGCCGCAGGACACGGCGGCCAACAGCAACCTCACCGAGGTCGCCGTCCCCGAGACGACCGATCCGCCCAACAGTGGCGTACGGCCGATGACGATCACCACCAACCAGGGCGAGCCGATCACCGTCGAGCTCGACCTGGCCGGCGCGCCCTGCGCCGCTGCCAGCTTCACCCACCTGGCCAGCCGCAACTTCTTCGACAACACGAACTGCCACGAGATCACCGACGAAGGCGCGGTGCTCTGCGGGGACCCCGGCGGCACCGGCCAGGGCGGCCCGACGTACTCGTACTACAGCGAGAACGTGCCGACGGCACCGCAGCTGGACCCCTCGGCCGACCCGGCCGCGGACCCGGCGGACAACCCGCCGTTGTACCCGGCCGGCACGGTTGTGGCAGTCGGCGTACCGCAGGGCAGCAACGGCAGCCAGTTCAAGATCTTCTTCGAGGACTTCACCACCGAGTTCCCCGAGTACCCGATCATCGGTCGGGTCACCTCGGGGTTGGCCACGGTCGAGGCGATCGGCGCCCTGCCCCGGGTGGACAATGGTTCCGGAGCCCAGGTCAAGCCGGAGACCGACGTGATCATCCAGAGCCTGACCGTCGGCGAGCCGGTGGAGGCCCCGGTGGCCGACCCGAGCCCGTCGACCAGCCCGGGGGCGACGGAGCCGTCCGCCGACCCGTCAGCGTCGGCATCCGATGACGCCGACGCCACGGACGGCCAGTCCTGA
- the yajC gene encoding preprotein translocase subunit YajC — protein sequence MILAQDGGAGGASFMPILMIGLLFGVMYFMMIRPQQKRRKEAEQMQSSIGPGDEVVTIGGLYGTVASIDDETVMLEVSPGVLARYARPAIARVVPKTDDTMVAESTVPDEVPTKD from the coding sequence GTGATTTTGGCGCAAGATGGCGGCGCTGGTGGCGCCAGCTTCATGCCCATCCTGATGATCGGTCTGCTCTTCGGCGTCATGTACTTCATGATGATCCGGCCGCAGCAGAAGCGGCGTAAGGAGGCCGAGCAGATGCAGTCCTCGATCGGCCCGGGCGATGAGGTGGTCACCATCGGCGGCCTGTACGGCACCGTCGCCAGCATCGACGACGAAACCGTCATGCTCGAGGTGTCGCCCGGCGTCCTCGCCCGGTACGCCCGGCCGGCGATCGCCCGAGTCGTGCCCAAGACCGACGACACCATGGTCGCCGAGTCCACGGTGCCCGACGAGGTGCCGACCAAGGACTGA
- a CDS encoding RelA/SpoT family protein produces MSYNVTPSVEGTVHPTGEVDPTAGPTNGEASGPAVDPTVALRNGDAAVTAANGSAADPATNGTPTSVDPGTNGAPAPDHPPVNGSPDNGSHTNGSHTNGAAETGSVDPAVGNGFGFSGAPTGRRVRARLARFNAPWQTPHIPEVLEPLIATHRQSHPKVDPRVLQRAFDLAAKWHSGQFRKSGDPYITHPLAVATILANLGMDTTTLVAALLHDTIEDTDYTLDEMRVDFGGEVALLVDGVTKLDRVKLGDAAKAETIRKMVVAMAKDPRVLVIKLADRLHNMRTLTFLPKAKQEQKAKETLEILAPLAHRLGMNTVKWELEDLAFGTLFPKRYEEINRLIGEHQPQRDTQLRKVTQKVQVDLRAAKIKAEVTGRPKHLYSIYQKMIVRGRDFNDIYDLVGVRILVDTVRDCYAALGVIHANWQPVPGRFKDYIAMPKFNMYQSLHTTVIGPTGKPVEMQIRTFAMHRTAEFGIAAHWKYKEHKGTTVVGPPAHIDEMTWLRQLLDWQREASDPSEFLDALRFDLSSQEVYVFTPKGDVIPLPTGSTPVDFAYAVHTEVGHKCIGARVNGKLVPLESTLSNGDVIEIFTSKSATAGPTQDWLGFVKSPRARTKIRQYFNKERREEAIETGKDAIAKAMRKQGMPLQRMLTTDSLMTIARDLHLTDVASLYAAVGDSQVSAQSVVQRLMASFGGEEGAAEDIAESAMATQPSRIRHAGSDPGVVVRGVTDVWIKLARCCTPVPPDTVFGFVTRSGGVSVHRDDCVNAGDLKVQEERMVEVSWKLTSASTFLVAIQVEALDRHKLLADVTRVLSEERVNILSATVTTTRDRVAVSRFSFEMADPKHLGHLLNAVRKVDGVFDAYRVTSNN; encoded by the coding sequence GTGTCCTACAACGTCACCCCTTCCGTGGAGGGCACTGTGCACCCGACTGGCGAGGTCGACCCGACGGCGGGTCCGACCAACGGCGAGGCATCCGGACCAGCTGTCGATCCCACTGTCGCGCTCCGCAACGGGGACGCGGCGGTGACCGCCGCCAACGGTTCGGCCGCTGATCCGGCGACGAACGGCACGCCCACATCCGTCGATCCCGGTACGAACGGCGCGCCCGCGCCCGACCATCCGCCCGTCAACGGATCGCCTGACAATGGATCGCACACCAACGGATCGCACACCAACGGTGCGGCCGAGACCGGGTCCGTCGACCCTGCGGTCGGCAACGGATTCGGATTCTCCGGGGCACCCACCGGGCGGCGAGTCCGGGCCCGGTTGGCCCGGTTCAACGCGCCCTGGCAGACGCCGCACATCCCCGAGGTGCTGGAACCGCTGATCGCGACCCACCGGCAGAGCCACCCGAAGGTGGATCCACGGGTCCTGCAACGTGCCTTCGACCTGGCCGCCAAGTGGCACTCCGGGCAGTTCCGCAAATCGGGTGACCCGTACATCACCCATCCGCTGGCGGTCGCGACGATCCTGGCCAACCTCGGCATGGACACCACGACGCTGGTGGCGGCGCTGCTGCACGACACGATCGAGGACACCGACTACACCCTCGACGAGATGCGGGTCGACTTCGGCGGTGAGGTGGCCCTGCTGGTCGACGGGGTGACCAAGCTCGACCGGGTCAAACTGGGCGACGCGGCAAAGGCCGAGACGATCCGCAAGATGGTCGTGGCGATGGCCAAGGACCCCCGGGTGCTGGTGATCAAGCTCGCCGACCGGCTGCACAACATGCGTACCCTGACCTTCCTGCCCAAGGCGAAGCAGGAGCAGAAGGCCAAGGAGACCCTGGAGATCCTGGCTCCGCTGGCGCACCGGCTGGGTATGAACACCGTCAAGTGGGAGCTGGAGGACCTCGCCTTCGGCACGCTGTTCCCGAAACGGTACGAGGAGATCAACCGGCTGATCGGGGAGCACCAGCCCCAGCGGGACACCCAGCTGCGCAAGGTCACCCAGAAAGTGCAGGTCGACCTCCGCGCCGCCAAGATCAAGGCGGAGGTCACCGGCCGGCCGAAGCACCTCTACTCGATCTACCAGAAGATGATCGTGCGGGGGCGGGACTTCAACGACATCTACGACCTGGTCGGCGTCCGCATCCTGGTCGACACGGTGCGCGACTGCTACGCGGCGCTCGGCGTGATCCACGCGAACTGGCAGCCGGTTCCCGGCCGGTTCAAGGACTACATCGCGATGCCGAAGTTCAACATGTACCAGTCGCTGCACACCACGGTGATCGGGCCGACCGGCAAGCCGGTGGAGATGCAGATCCGCACCTTCGCGATGCACCGCACCGCGGAGTTCGGTATCGCCGCGCACTGGAAGTACAAGGAGCACAAGGGCACCACCGTCGTCGGCCCGCCGGCCCACATCGACGAGATGACCTGGCTACGGCAACTGCTCGACTGGCAGCGCGAGGCGAGTGACCCGAGCGAGTTCCTCGACGCGCTGCGCTTCGACCTGTCCAGCCAGGAGGTGTACGTCTTCACCCCCAAGGGCGACGTCATCCCGCTGCCGACCGGGTCGACCCCGGTCGACTTCGCCTACGCGGTGCACACCGAGGTCGGCCACAAGTGCATCGGAGCACGGGTCAACGGCAAGCTCGTGCCGCTGGAGTCGACGCTGTCCAACGGCGACGTCATCGAGATCTTCACCTCGAAGTCGGCCACCGCCGGTCCCACCCAGGACTGGCTCGGTTTCGTCAAGAGCCCCCGCGCCAGGACCAAGATCCGGCAGTACTTCAACAAGGAACGCCGTGAAGAGGCGATCGAGACCGGCAAGGACGCGATCGCCAAGGCGATGCGCAAGCAGGGCATGCCGCTGCAACGCATGCTCACCACCGACTCGCTGATGACGATCGCCCGCGACCTGCACCTGACCGACGTGGCGTCGCTCTACGCGGCGGTCGGCGACAGCCAGGTCTCGGCGCAGTCGGTCGTGCAGCGGCTGATGGCGAGCTTCGGTGGCGAGGAAGGCGCGGCCGAGGACATCGCCGAATCGGCGATGGCGACCCAGCCGTCCCGGATCCGGCACGCCGGCAGCGACCCCGGAGTCGTCGTCCGTGGGGTCACCGACGTCTGGATCAAGCTGGCCCGTTGCTGCACCCCGGTCCCGCCGGACACCGTGTTCGGGTTCGTCACCCGCTCCGGCGGCGTCAGCGTGCACCGCGACGACTGCGTGAACGCCGGTGACCTCAAGGTCCAGGAAGAACGCATGGTCGAGGTCAGCTGGAAGCTGACCTCGGCGTCGACGTTCCTGGTGGCCATCCAGGTAGAGGCGCTGGACCGGCACAAGTTGCTGGCCGACGTGACCCGGGTGCTCTCCGAGGAACGGGTCAACATCCTCTCGGCGACGGTCACCACCACGCGCGACCGGGTGGCGGTGAGCCGGTTCTCCTTCGAGATGGCCGACCCCAAGCACCTTGGTCACCTGCTCAACGCCGTCCGCAAGGTCGACGGGGTCTTCGACGCGTACCGGGTGACCTCCAACAACTAA
- the secD gene encoding protein translocase subunit SecD translates to MAPPQGQMRPGRQLAALGLIFAVLYLMVFFAGASGSWQERLEPKLGLDLIGGTRVTLEATTEDGSPPPAASLDRARGIIENRVNSLGVSEAEVVTEGDRNIVVSLPGQNRDLNEIGNAAELRFRKVLKATDGGEPIQPQASPSPDASPAPDASPGAETPPDAEVDASPDAETSPEAGGEGGMAQPDPSDPATDPSPSPEASPAAAPDTEGPVELAAVQAKVGEAAWAAATGLQAPADFSADPTLSETLSPFGELTPAEVRVLPATVQYNVPYVTCDQLLLRQAGSIRDESQQVVACEGLIKYFLDEAKVLGTDVSDASGVMDQTTSQWVVSLNFTGPGQRAWTELTREAFNNTDQQCEASALGQDGKCRVAVVLDNEVISSPEIQGVLTGDSQITGDFTSATANELASNLRFGALPLTFEPQEAQSISATLGTEHLRAGLLAAGIGMLLVAVYSFFYYRMLGIVIFLSLILSALLVFGALVVLGRQIGFTLTLAGIAGLIVSLGVAADSFVLYFERLKDEIREGRSPRSAVPRAWLRARRTIISANAITLMAAVVLYIVSVGTVKGFAFALGLATVLDLVVVFLFRHPIMSMLARTKAFLSPRVSGLGRAVKTADDETPIRNPRVKEA, encoded by the coding sequence GTGGCACCACCTCAGGGACAGATGCGCCCCGGTCGGCAGCTTGCCGCACTCGGGCTCATCTTCGCCGTCCTCTACCTCATGGTGTTCTTCGCCGGAGCGAGCGGCAGTTGGCAGGAACGGCTGGAGCCCAAGCTGGGCCTAGACCTGATCGGCGGCACCCGGGTCACCCTGGAGGCCACCACCGAGGACGGCAGCCCACCGCCGGCCGCCTCGTTGGACCGGGCCCGGGGCATCATCGAGAACCGGGTGAACAGCCTCGGTGTCTCCGAGGCCGAGGTGGTGACCGAGGGCGACCGCAACATCGTCGTGTCGCTGCCCGGTCAGAACCGCGACCTCAACGAGATCGGTAACGCCGCCGAGCTGCGCTTCCGCAAGGTGCTCAAGGCCACCGACGGTGGGGAGCCGATCCAGCCGCAGGCCAGCCCCAGCCCCGACGCCTCACCGGCTCCCGACGCCTCGCCCGGCGCGGAGACTCCGCCGGACGCCGAGGTCGATGCCAGCCCGGACGCCGAGACGAGCCCCGAGGCGGGCGGCGAGGGCGGCATGGCCCAGCCCGACCCGAGCGACCCGGCCACCGACCCCAGCCCCAGCCCTGAGGCCAGCCCAGCCGCGGCCCCGGACACCGAAGGGCCGGTCGAGCTCGCGGCCGTCCAGGCCAAGGTCGGCGAGGCGGCCTGGGCCGCGGCGACCGGTCTGCAGGCACCGGCGGACTTCAGCGCCGACCCGACCCTGTCCGAGACGCTGAGCCCGTTCGGTGAGCTGACGCCGGCGGAGGTCCGGGTGCTGCCGGCCACGGTCCAGTACAACGTGCCGTACGTGACCTGCGACCAGCTCCTGCTGCGTCAGGCCGGGTCGATCCGCGACGAGTCCCAGCAGGTCGTCGCCTGTGAGGGCCTGATCAAGTACTTCCTCGACGAGGCCAAGGTGCTCGGCACCGACGTCAGTGACGCCAGTGGCGTGATGGACCAGACGACCAGCCAGTGGGTGGTCAGCCTGAACTTCACCGGGCCCGGCCAGCGGGCCTGGACCGAGCTCACCCGTGAGGCGTTCAACAACACCGACCAGCAGTGCGAGGCCAGCGCGCTCGGCCAGGACGGCAAGTGCCGGGTCGCGGTGGTCCTCGACAACGAGGTGATCTCCTCACCGGAGATCCAGGGCGTGCTCACCGGCGACTCGCAGATCACCGGTGACTTCACCAGCGCCACCGCCAACGAGCTCGCCAGCAACCTGCGCTTCGGTGCCCTGCCGCTGACCTTCGAGCCGCAGGAGGCGCAGAGCATCTCCGCCACGCTGGGCACCGAGCACCTGCGCGCCGGCCTGCTGGCCGCCGGGATCGGCATGCTGCTGGTGGCGGTCTACTCGTTCTTCTACTACCGGATGCTCGGCATCGTCATCTTCCTCAGCCTGATCCTCTCGGCGCTGCTGGTCTTCGGCGCGCTGGTGGTCCTTGGCCGGCAGATCGGCTTCACTCTCACCCTCGCCGGCATCGCCGGTCTGATCGTCTCGCTGGGTGTGGCCGCCGACTCGTTCGTGCTCTACTTCGAACGCCTCAAGGACGAGATCCGCGAGGGTCGAAGTCCGCGTAGCGCCGTACCTCGGGCCTGGCTGCGGGCCCGGCGGACGATCATCTCCGCCAACGCGATCACCTTGATGGCCGCCGTCGTGCTCTACATCGTCTCGGTCGGCACGGTGAAGGGCTTCGCCTTCGCCCTAGGCCTGGCGACCGTGCTCGACCTGGTCGTGGTCTTCCTGTTCCGGCATCCGATCATGTCGATGCTGGCCCGGACCAAGGCGTTCCTGTCACCCCGGGTCAGTGGTCTCGGCCGCGCCGTGAAGACCGCCGACGACGAGACCCCGATCCGCAACCCGCGCGTCAAGGAGGCCTGA
- the secF gene encoding protein translocase subunit SecF has protein sequence MSGFAGRLYRGDANLPIVGRRNIWFGIAAAIVVTAISAVIIFGFNLGIEFRGGNEFQVPSSVGSLQQAEDAVTAELGELDTEEPARVVSGQEVGGTTYLFRTSDLDSEQSTAFKQALAQRLGIEEQAISDSRVSAAWGGQVTQRALLGLVVFMVVVTIYLVLRFEYRMAIAAVAGLVLDLVLTAGIYSISNFEVTPSTIIGFLTILGFALYDVVVVFDKIQENTRGITGNSSQTYGEAANLAINQTLMRSINTSIVALLPVGGLLFIGAGLLGAGTLKDLGLVLFVGMAGAFFTSIFFSAPLVTFLKGQEPKYKMHAQRVQAKRASLAERAGAATRRPAPSTVDGGDAEAESVEEESDAALAGAAPKAGARPAGKRQPGGRGGRPGSGGNRKRPSGAKRR, from the coding sequence ATGAGCGGTTTCGCTGGACGCCTGTACCGCGGTGACGCCAACCTGCCGATCGTCGGGCGCCGAAACATCTGGTTCGGCATCGCGGCGGCCATCGTCGTGACCGCGATCTCCGCCGTCATCATCTTCGGGTTCAACCTCGGCATCGAGTTCCGCGGCGGCAACGAGTTCCAGGTGCCGAGCAGCGTCGGCTCCCTGCAGCAGGCCGAGGACGCGGTCACCGCCGAGCTCGGCGAGCTCGACACCGAGGAGCCGGCCCGGGTGGTGTCCGGGCAGGAGGTGGGCGGCACCACCTACCTGTTCCGGACCAGCGACCTTGACTCGGAGCAGTCGACCGCGTTCAAGCAGGCGTTGGCCCAGCGACTCGGCATCGAGGAGCAGGCGATCAGTGACAGCCGGGTCAGCGCGGCCTGGGGTGGCCAGGTCACCCAGCGCGCGCTGCTCGGTCTGGTCGTCTTCATGGTGGTCGTCACGATCTACCTGGTGCTCCGCTTCGAGTACCGGATGGCGATCGCGGCGGTGGCCGGTCTGGTCCTGGACCTCGTCCTCACCGCCGGCATCTACTCGATCTCGAACTTCGAGGTCACCCCGTCGACGATCATCGGCTTCCTGACGATCCTCGGCTTCGCGCTCTACGACGTCGTCGTGGTGTTCGACAAGATTCAGGAGAACACCCGGGGGATCACCGGAAACAGCAGCCAGACGTACGGTGAGGCGGCCAACCTCGCCATCAACCAGACCCTGATGCGGTCGATCAACACGTCGATCGTGGCGTTGCTGCCGGTCGGTGGCCTGCTGTTCATCGGTGCGGGCCTGCTCGGCGCCGGCACGCTCAAGGACCTCGGCCTGGTGCTCTTCGTCGGTATGGCCGGCGCGTTCTTCACCTCGATCTTCTTCTCCGCGCCGTTGGTGACCTTCCTCAAGGGGCAGGAGCCCAAGTACAAGATGCACGCCCAGCGGGTGCAGGCCAAGCGTGCCTCACTGGCGGAGCGCGCCGGGGCGGCGACCCGGCGGCCGGCGCCGTCTACCGTGGATGGCGGCGACGCCGAGGCGGAGTCGGTTGAGGAAGAGTCCGACGCGGCCCTGGCCGGTGCCGCACCCAAGGCCGGTGCCCGGCCGGCCGGCAAGCGTCAGCCCGGTGGTCGTGGCGGTCGCCCCGGTAGTGGCGGCAATCGTAAGCGGCCCAGCGGAGCGAAGCGTCGTTGA